GGTGACAAATGGGGGGTTGGGTCAAAATTGGGGCGAGTTAAAACGGGTCAAAATAGTTATTGGGTCAAGACCCAAGCCATCCAAAATTTGGTTGGGTCAAAATGGGTTGGGTCAAGATGGATCAAAGAACTGGTCTTAACCCAGCCCGCCCAACTTAACCCAACCCAATATCCACGCCTTTAGGTTTCTAATGAAGTTTTAAATGCTTTCAGATTGAGAAAAGGAAAAGTTTCTTATATGATTCTCCATCGGAAAAATTTACCTTATTCCTAGAACGGAATATAGACATTGGTACAACAGGAGGCTCGAGAGACCGCGAGCGTATTCATTAAACAGATCCCTTGTCTAGTTCATATGCAACTATGGACTTTAGCTTCTTTTCCTTGTCCACATTTTACACACCTTGAATAAACAACTGCATGGTAACAACTTGGAACATGTCATAATCTGTAATCAAATCACATATACAAATTGACAGTATAAATTATTTGTGTCTTCAGTccctaaaaataataatttgcgtCTTCAGTATAAATTTAATCAGTTATAGAACATATCACTCATTGTATTTAATCCGTTATTGAAACCAATTTAACTTAGTAGTGTCAAAAGAATTAAAACCAAGCTTGGGAAAAATTGAATTTCAAACGAACAAATCTTTTTCTAATATTCTTTACTTGCTTGGGTTGGGTACATGTTGACCCGGCGGGTTTCACTACTTTGGCCCGTTTTTGATTCTATTGTTTGATGGGTCATTTTGGATTCAACCCTTTGGGTCAACACAATGGGTCATGACCCAACCTGTAGAAACACCGAATGGGTTGGGCGGGTTAGGGTTGATTTTGCCACCCCTAGTCGTAACTGTCTCCTATCTAATTAAGTGAAGCTTCCTAGCTCTCCTTGTTGACTCCCATAAGTTTCTTCGGTTCTCTAATTTACAAGTGATGCTAACCGGTGATTGTGGCGGTGACATGAAGCATGTAGGAACGGTAGACAAAGTACTCTTTACTCTTCCTCCCTTCCAACAAATAACCCTTCCGCCAGCCAGCTGATTTCTTTTCGATTTATTCAATCATCAGATGTCACCTTGTGTGGTCCTTGTTAGATGCACGTAAGGCACACCAAGGTATATATTGGGTAGAGCTCCAAACCGATATCGTCCACTGCACCGCCCACTCTGATGATCTCATACTTTGTGGGGTTAATCTTCAGACGGCATAAGGAACATGTCTCAAGCTTTCCAATAGGTTAATGTCTGCATCACAAATTCTAGTGTCTTGTCTACAAACAAATGGTGTGTCAGTTGGTCCCTCAAGTATCCACCTACTAGTTCGTTGTGCATCATTCTGCTTCCATTATCATTGGAGATCATAGGCCCCTCCATTTCAGTCCTCTCCACTGCCAAAGACACCGCATGGGTTGCCATTCACCGGAACCAAATTCTACCTGACCGTTGATCAACAGAACTTGATACACCAGCAACTTCATTTTGACCCCATTTCTCTACCATCATGCATCTTTTACATATGTCTTCATGCTAGTAGGTATTGCTAATTTCAGTATCTTTTGATGATCACTAGGCCAATCATGGTTGCTAGTGttattatatttattatatttCCTATGGCTTTATTACTTCAACCTATTAATTTCTTATAATTTTTGAATTGATTTTTAGATACTATTATAATAGAAGGACAAGAATCTCTAGCTGGGAGAAGCCTCTAGAGCTGATGACAGAAATGGAGGTGAGGTCACTTGTCATCTAGCCTTTAGTTTTTTGCTTTTTGCAGATAATTATGGTTAGTTTTATCCAGTTTCTTGTACATATCGATAAAAAAAGCTGCACCCATTTCTTTTTGTATGGAGCTTCGTAGAACCACTTTTTCTTCCACGAACATCTGTGATTTCTGTTTGAGGTTTGGTTAGAGAGCAGATCTCTTTGATCTTACTATACTATGTAGTCTTCATTTGGGATTGCATTTGCCTTTTATTTCCAACATAGTTCTAAAAGATACTATATTTTCCACTATTGTTCTAAAAAATGTGTTAAAGTATATGCATGGCATGATTATATTTGGGCAGTCTTTCGCGGGCAACTTTTTTTCTTTCTGATTAGTATAATGTTAGTCACTCTATAGTGAGATGGAGAGAGGAGACTTGATGTAAGACTAAGGTTCGCACTTCTCATTCTGGTTTGCAGAAGAATAGTTTGGTTggcccaagggtgtggcctagtggtcaatgaagtggattGAGAACCATGAGATATCAGGTTTATTCTGGCGgagacaaaaacactaggtgatttcttacCATCTGTCCAAgctttggtggacagagttacccaaTATCTGTGCTGGTTGGAGGTAGCAGGTATCCGGTGGAACTAGTCGAGGTGAGCGCAAGCTGGCCTAAacaccacggttatcaaaaaaaaaaaagtttggctGGTTGGGTGATGTTGGGACTTCGATTATTTAAGAGAGGGATAAATATCAAGGGACAAACAAATGAGGTATAAGGAAGTCTTGAGTTTTTTCTGAAGATGGTAACTTTGTATACCCACCTAATGCTGGCAACCCAAAAAGTGATCGGAACAGGCCTTACGTGCCGGTGCATGCGTCAGACGCGCCACCGGCTTCGGAGTTCTAGGGAGCGTGTGAGGGCGCGGGGATGGGGTTTTGCCGAAATTGCTTTCTGGGGTTTGGTCGCTGGAGCTTTCTGAATCTCATGGTATTAATTATCAGGAGCCATTTGGCCATGAGAACTATTCActtttctggaatttttttttccactttatttgaaaatcaacgtttggccgtgaaaattccaaatacaacttggaaAACACCTAAAAACCTGTCTTCACTTTTTTCCTTCTCACTTTTTGAttcttatttctttctttcaaatttaatccTAAATTTTTGATTTTATAAAAATGATCCCGTTGCAATTTGATCATGTGTGCCACCGGTTTGGGTTTTGGGTCGGGTAGGGTCGAATCTTTTCAATTGAGTCTTTATCTATTAGATAAATTAACAGAAAGAGTAATAAATATAGGCTGAAATGACTAGAACACCCCTAAACTTGGCACGAATTGCAATTTCAGTCCCTGAACTATTGTCACACTTAAAAACACCCCTGATCTTGGCTAACTGAATGTTAATTCAtcccagtggcggagccaggattttcgccTAGGGGGTTTAAatatataaagaagtaaatacacgaaaaagccaagggggttcaacatctactatatatacataaaaaaataattttaaccttgtaaatacagtgtaatttttcggcCGAGGGGGTTTGGAACCCCCTAGAGACTACTTAGCTTTGCCACTGATTCACCCCCCGCGTTGCCACATGGCACAGCAAGTGTGCACAAACTCTTTGAGGCGCATGGGAGGCTCcacatcagtttttttttttttaacaaaaagaaaatcaattttggaaaattcattaaaaagtatatttttttaaaatcagaaaaaactaatttaaaaaataaataaatctggactggattttttattaaaaaatctgaaactttttaaatcttgaaaactgctttttttttttttttttagtgaaaccgttattttaaaaaaaaaatctggaaaattgttttttttttttttaatttaaaaacctGGGATTTTTTAAAATCTGGAAAACGAAATAAACCCATTTTTCTAAAAAGGAAcctggaaaattgaatttttgaTTAAAATCCTAGACTTTTTTAAAATCTGGAATACTGATTTTTTTTAAGAATAAAGTGGAAAACTGATAATTTTTTCTAGCTTTAAAAAATAATCTAATTTTCCgggattatttttttaaaaaaaaaatgggttttccacattttaaaaaaaattagtttttccATATTTGTATAAAACTCCAGTTTTAATCCGCTGTTTTCCAGttcttttttaaagaaatgtCTTAAAAGAATCATGAAAATCTGGATTTTTGAggacacttttaaaaaaaatatcaagttttcattttttttttaaatccatttttcacagatattttaattaaaactctagtttttcagttttttttttttaaaaaaaaatcaaattttccagatttaaaataaatattccattgttccagattttttattaaaaaaaatcagttttaccatttttttaataaaaaagaatcagttttacatttaaaaaaaacaatttatCTATGTGGAGGACACATTGGAGAAAATGCCAAGTGGACGGCGAGTGCATTCCACTTGCCGTGGCATGTCTACGCAGGGGTGAATTAAAATCCATTTAGTCAAGAACAGGGGTGTTTTTAAGTGTGGCAATAGTTCAGGGACTGAAGTTGCAATTCGTgccaagtttaggggtgttttagTCACTTCAGCCAAAAATATATTAATCATGACATTTGAATTAGTGAAGCAATTTTTTTGTAATTAAGAAAAATATATGGGATCCAATTTATGACTTTATGTGATTATCCATTATGAGATATTACTCTTTTAGAGCTATTTGGTTGTATGTTTCAGGTAAACTAATCAAGTTGGATGGTTTTGCTAGTTTTTAGAAATTGGGGGGGTATAAATCGTATTTCTTATTTTTTTGGGAAAGTACATCCagacaaccaaatattctttgcaaaaagtataaccaaacacaactccatcttcaactccaacttcaaaaattccaaataaagtgaaaaatatttagtttctatggccaaacgcctacttagttttCGGAAAACACTGGTAGAAAGTGGCATTGACGCGGACAGCCACTTAGGTCACTGGAAAATTGCACAGTGAGATGAAAATTTTCTTTCCTGAAAGAAGCTAGTATTTTGCACTATATTTTTTCACCAAGGAGCTGATACCATGTGAGAAAGCACGGGAAAATATCATTACGATGTGTTTCTACGTTATTACACTGAGTCCCATTTATAGTTATATTCTACACGGTAAATAATACTCCcaccgtcccaaaaagattgtctccctttccttattagtttgtcccaaaaagattggcaCATTTCTAtgtttagaaacaatttaactttatgagatgatttacaaccacacaagttttgaaccacacatttcaaaagtcttcctttatttcttaaactttgtgccaagtcaaactaagacaatctttttgggacggagggagtaatccTTTGCCATGTGGGACATTGTATACATTAATATTCTAAAATTTCCATCCAGGATTGTACTACTGGAAGTTAGTAATTTCTACTCAGAGATACTGTTTATGTTTAGTTTTTTAACTTGATTTGTTTTCATGCTGTTTTCATTGGGGACAGAGGGCAGATGCATCAACTGACTGGAGAGAATTTACAAGTCCTGAGGGAAGAAAGTGTGTAACTTATATATTTTCATGTCCTCTTTTCAATTGTTCTTTTACAGTAGGTTTTTTGTGTGTTATTAATGCATAATACTCATTGCTTTTATTATTTTCTACAGGTATTACTACAACAAGGTTACTAGAAAGTCAAAATGGAAAATGCCTGATGAAGTCAAGGTGATGTTAGATTTTAAATCCGATATGGGATTCCTTGCTTTAAAGTTTAAATAGCATGATAAGAAGGGACAATATTCTGTTTTCTTGGATACTCTATTTCTCATAAAATCTAATTATTTATACATTCACAGTTGGCTCGTGAGAGTATGAAAGTGGAGGTAGTCAAGGGATTGGGAAAAGAAAAGGACACTATTTCACACGCCTCTGATTTTGGATCCATTTCTGGTGTTAAAACATCATCCCCGGGTGCAGATGGTTCATTAGTCTTGGCACAAAGAGCTATGTCAAGCTCAGTAGCTGTGGCACCAGTTGCTAACTTACTAACTATTGTGGCTTCAGAATCATCAAATTTACCTGGTAAGGTTTCTTCTCCGACGATTGACGCAGTCGAAATGCAGAATTCTTCAGAACCTGCTTCGCCAGCTGTTGCTAATTCAGAGAAAATTGGAATAGCAATAACCTTGGGAAATTCTGTCGCAACGCCAGTGTATGCTTTCAGATTTATATGTTTTAAATTGTATGCTTTCAGATTTATATGTTTTAAATTTTCCTATGGCTTGTGTTGCTATCACATTTGGAATTCAATTTTTGTTGCAGTTCTGAGACTACTTCAGCTCAGGATGCAGTAGTGTATGGCGGTGGAGTTTCTCCGGACAATACGGAGGTACTTTGCCTTTTTGAAATGCGATTAGTTAATTACTAGTGTTTAAAACACCAAGAAAGCTTTTATTAGCTGTTGTGCTGGATGTTAATCCAACAATTCTGTAGTGCAGTTGTTAGTCAACCGCTAACAGGTGAAGATTATGCTTCGATGACGTTTTCTCTTTTCTACTTTGTGGTTGATGTTGTGCCTGAAATGCAGGAAGTTAAGAAAGATGCTGCACTATCTGAAATAGGAAATGCTACTCTTTCAGAAGAGAAAACAGTCGAGCTGGGACCATTAATTTATGAGAGCAAAGCGGTATATTTGATTATTGCTTTTTGTCCCTTTTGGATGTTCTCAAAATTTCTCTTACAGTCTTACTCCTATTTTAAGTATCTGATTTTATTGCCTCGGTTTATTGCTTATTTTGCTTGTTATGATATCCTTTTGCACATTGTTTTCAACTCTTGGCTGCTAAATTTAGGAGGCAAAGAGTGCATTCAAGACTCTTCTGGAATCTGCAAATATTGGGTCTGACTGCACGTGGGATCAGGTTTATTACTTGCTTGATTTTTCATACTGAATAATTGAGGAAGATTATTTGACATGAATTGTATTTGTCAGGCCATGAGAGCAATAATCAATGACCCAAGATATGGTGCTCTAAAATCCCTTGGTGAGCGGAAGCAAGCTTTTAATGAGGTATCTGTCGGAGTTGTAGTTGATGGAAAACTTTCACTTTTCAGTTTGCTATTTTGGCTACATAACAAATATCTGGAATGGGTTAATTGCTGCTTCAATGTTTCAGCATACTGTATTCCAAACAGAATAAGGTCTATAGCTATTATATAAATTCTGTGTTCTATTCCAGTATCTGAGCCAAAAGAAAAAACTGGAAGCTGAAGAGAGACGTGTTAAACAGAAAAAAGCTCGTGAAGATTTCAGGATAATGTTAGAAGTAAGTGAAATTTTCTTTTGTGAGTGTCTTCCATTTGGTCTATCTTAATGTGTAAGAGACTTTAGTATTTTTCACTCGTCAAAAGAAAAGTTGATATTTTTCACAACAATCTCTGTTATTTCCAATCTTACAGGATTGCAAGGAGCTGTCGCCATCCTCAAGATGGAGGTTTGTCTTTCATGTGTAATGATGCTAATTTGTCTGCTGCTTGTTTTCTGATCTTGGTCACTGTTTGTATAATTTTTTGTACCTTGAAGTTGCTCCATTATTTGTGTAAGTTCCATTTGATCCACTATCTGCTATTGATTATTCAGTAAGGCAATCTCCATATTCGAACATGATGAACGTTTTAAAGCTGTTGAGCGAGCTAAAGACCGTGAGGACCTTTTTGAAGATTATGTGGAGGAACTTGAGAAAAAGGTGAAGCCCCTTTCAGTGAACTTTCTCGTATGCTTGTATATGTTGGACTCGCACATTGGTTAAGTGTGCGGGCTGTAGTTTCCTTATATGGTCTTTGGATAGCCTTTCGCTTTCAGTTTGAGATAGATGCAATGTCCATCTTCTTAAACATGGCATTAGAGGCAGATCTATCCTGATGTTAGACTATTAGATATTGTTATCTGACTCTCCAGACGTCCAGTCTTGGTATGCGATTAATGTATTAGAATCCCACATCGGTAAGGTGTATGAGCTGTAGTTTCCTCATATGATCTTGGACAATCTTCACCACCTGACCTAGCTTTCAAAGTTGAGTTAGGCCCATGGtccacttcattaacaatattcaTTCTATTCCCTCTGCAGGATGTGTTTTtgtttgttcctttttttttgtttaaagagGAGAAAGAAGTGCTGTAATCAAGTTAAAATCTAGTGTTCTTTGAATATATTTCATTTAAATGAGTTCACCATTGAATTCCCGTTTAAACAGACTTTATTGGTATTTCTACACACAGTTTGTTGTCTTCACTCTTTCGTCTTTCATGTATTGCATGTGTTTTTATTTGAAACCTGAAACTATGATGTTTCTTCCTCTCCTCCCTCCGCCCCAAAAATAGAACAAGATTTTTTGTACATTCATGCAAGTGTAGTTAAAGTCTCTTTGTAGATATGGTCTGCTTTAAAGAGAGATTTTATCTTATTACTTTGTACTGGATTTTTATTAGGAGCGTGCAAGGGCATTGGAGGAGCAGAAGCGCAATAGAGTGGAGTATTTAGAATTCTTAAAATCCTGTGACTTTATTAAGGTATTTGTTCCAGTGGAATTAACATCAGTTCCTATATTATACTTTTTCTATTTCCAGGAGATAGAACTTTCATTGTTGCTGACTTCTTTTGTTCAGGCCAGTAGCCAGTGGCGGAAAGTTCAGGACCGCTTAGAAGCTGATGAAAGATGCTCTCGCCTTGAGAAAATTGATCGCTTGGAGATTTTCCAGGTAGTTCTCATTTTTCTAATACATAAATAACTTTATTTCAAACATCTCATTTATACGCCCCATCTTTGAAGTGATGTTGCAACCTTTTCTGTGTTAGGAATATTTACGTGATTTAGAGAGGGAAGAGGAGGAGCAAAGGAAACTGCGGATGGTATATTGTTAATTAGACTCGGGTTGCAATTAAATTTATCTTTGTAGACTTTGTTTTATCGCTTTCTCACTGGACATACACCATGGATTCAAATAGGAAGAATTGAGGAAAGCAGAACGTAAAAATCGTGATGAGTTCCGAAAACTGATGGAAGAGCATGTTGCTGCGGGAATACTTAATGCAAAAACTCACTGGCGTGATTATTGCATCAAAGTTAGTTATTCTTTCTTATTCTCAGTGAGAGTGATGACCTTCATGAATTTCCTTTTTGGTCTTTTTGAATTTTGCATCCAAAAATTTCCTTCTTTATTTTGTGCTTGCAGATCAAAGATTTAGCTGCATATCTGGCTGTCTCATCAAATGCTTCAGGGTCAACAGCAAAAGACTTATTTGCAGACGTTTTTGATGAGCTGGAGAAACAGGTGAAATAGGTTGCTAATAGGAGTATTGAATTGTGTAAATTACATTATAATACTGAGCCTTTTGAGTGTATAGCATTTCTGCCAATGTAGTACGAATTGCATGGCTGGCACAATATGAGTACTATAACCACTCTGCCTGTATGAAAAACTGTAGAATATACACTACAATCCTTTTTCATGTAGGACACTGTATATAGTCCTATTCTAACATTCCTCCTCAAGGTGGTGCATATACGTCATAGGTACCGAGCTTGTTACAGGTGTAACTAAGACGAGGACCAGTGAGGGACTTAGTGAAAATATCTGCAAGCTGATCATTTGACTTAACAATTTTGTAACAATACCTTGGTGAAAATATCTGAAAGCTGATCACTTGACTTCACAATTTTGTAACAAGACCTTCTGAGAGTATCTTTTGTCTTTTGTCTGATAAAATGACACTCGATGTTGCTTAGTCCTCTCATGTACGGATTTTGATTCAATACGAGGGCCGCTTGACTTGATTATCACACACAAGTTCCTCTAACTGATTTTTCCAAATTTTAATTTTCTAAGCAATTGTTTGATCCAAACTAGCTCACAAGTTGCTACAACCATTGCTCGATATTCTGCTTCTACACTAGATCGTGCAACCACattatgtttcttacttttccaaGACACCAAGTTACCTCCTACTGAAACACAATATCCAAATATAGAATGTCTACCAGAAGGTGATCCTGCCCAATCAGCGTCTGTATATCCAATGGTTTGCTCATGGCCTCGATCTTCGACAGATGCTGATTGTCGATCTTCAATCAGCTTCTGTACATTTTGTTATTTCGCAACGCAAGTATGTCTTAGACATTCTTGAGGAGGCAGGAATGTCAAGGAGTGTACGGACAAAATGTCTGATGAATAATTCCTTGGTGAGGCATAAATTGCTGAAACTGGAAGGGGAGCCCTGGCGTAattggtaaagttgctgccatgtgaccaagaggtcacgggttcgagccgtggaaacagcctcttgcagaaatgcaaggtaaggctgcgtacaatagacctttgtggtccggcccttccccggaccccgcgcatagcgggagcttagtgcaccgggctgccctttttatcACTAATAAGCGTACGAATAAAGACAATTGATTTTGTATTTCAGCACAAAAACTCTGGAATATAGAAAACAACTCAGAACGATCTTTCATTAAGAAAATCCAAGTACATcttgaatatcatcaatgaaactaACAAAATAACAAAATTCGAAGGTTGAACCGTCTCTTCTAGGACTCCTAATATTAGAATGGACTGAGGAACAAAATAGACTCTCCACGATTCTCAACACTACGTGGAGAGGTAGTGCGAGTGTGTTTCCCAAGTTGACTGTTAGCAGTCCTTGGTGGTCTTCCAATAGTTTACAGTAGTAATTATTTACAGCAGTAGTAATTTACAATAGTAGTTATTTGTAGTAATTATTTCTTCGTAGTAGTTATCTGTAGTTTCTTTTATAGTAGTTATCTGCAGTTTCTTATTCTAGTAATGTTAGGGAAACATGTCCTAGTTATTAGGGGTAGTTATCTTATCAGTATTGTATT
The sequence above is a segment of the Lycium barbarum isolate Lr01 chromosome 6, ASM1917538v2, whole genome shotgun sequence genome. Coding sequences within it:
- the LOC132644131 gene encoding pre-mRNA-processing protein 40A-like isoform X12 gives rise to the protein MANNSHFTAMQFQPMLPPQQAQPYVSGSSQQFQPLGHANVAMPPQPSQIPQPMQQVAGRPVVGGHSMPQGPPIPHDFQRNPPISNNHMPGFGGPSLPLPSSYNQVNADSSRSQYQTQIHDHRFPSGGQPWMPTSNHNVNSATTIQKTGELAAPLAVLEANQGGDSVETTPSDWIEHTSRNGKKYYYNRRTRISSWEKPLELMTEMERADASTDWREFTSPEGRKYYYNKVTRKSKWKMPDEVKLARESMKVEVVKGLGKEKDTISHASDFGSISGVKTSSPGADGSLVLAQRAMSSSVAVAPVANLLTIVASESSNLPGKVSSPTIDAVEMQNSSEPASPAVANSEKIGIAITLGNSVATPVSETTSAQDAVVYGGGVSPDNTEEVKKDAALSEIGNATLSEEKTVELGPLIYESKAEAKSAFKTLLESANIGSDCTWDQAMRAIINDPRYGALKSLGERKQAFNEYLSQKKKLEAEERRVKQKKAREDFRIMLEDCKELSPSSRWSKAISIFEHDERFKAVERAKDREDLFEDYVEELEKKERARALEEQKRNRVEYLEFLKSCDFIKASSQWRKVQDRLEADERCSRLEKIDRLEIFQEYLRDLEREEEEQRKLRMEELRKAERKNRDEFRKLMEEHVAAGILNAKTHWRDYCIKIKDLAAYLAVSSNASGSTAKDLFADVFDELEKQYLDDKSRIRDAVRMTEIGLTSTWTLEDFKVAIAKYISSPPISDTNLKFVFEELLERAREREEKEAKRHKRLVDEFYELLHASKEITASSKWEDCKSLFGDRIMGDESLLLEIFDKFVNELKEKAKEKEWKRQEDKARKEKERKDREKKKEKHRRDKDRGEKSRKERERTKKDGTDSDKAETYSFEEIKRSGSDRDKKHRKRHTSSFDDDENEKDHSRSSHRHDSDHKKSKQMDQHVWSSEANSEGQHKKQKRDHRTDSHRDGDYEDHKDCEFGEDGEVQ
- the LOC132644131 gene encoding pre-mRNA-processing protein 40A-like isoform X9, giving the protein MANNSHFTAMQPPIPPLSGPPQGAIPSMSLQQFQPMLPPQQAQPYVSGSSQQFQPLGHANVAMPPQPSQIPQPMQQVAGRPVVGGHSMPQGPPIPHDFQRNPPISNNHMPGFGGPSLPLPSSYNQVNADSSRSQYQTQIHDHRFPSGGQPWMPTSNHNVNSATTIQKTGELAAPLAVLEANQGGDSVETTPSDWIEHTSRNGKKYYYNRRTRISSWEKPLELMTEMERADASTDWREFTSPEGRKYYYNKVTRKSKWKMPDEVKLARESMKVEVVKGLGKEKDTISHASDFGSISGVKTSSPGADGSLVLAQRAMSSSVAVAPVANLLTIVASESSNLPGKVSSPTIDAVEMQNSSEPASPAVANSEKIGIAITLGNSVATPVSETTSAQDAVVYGGGVSPDNTEEVKKDAALSEIGNATLSEEKTVELGPLIYESKAEAKSAFKTLLESANIGSDCTWDQAMRAIINDPRYGALKSLGERKQAFNEYLSQKKKLEAEERRVKQKKAREDFRIMLEDCKELSPSSRWSKAISIFEHDERFKAVERAKDREDLFEDYVEELEKKERARALEEQKRNRVEYLEFLKSCDFIKASSQWRKVQDRLEADERCSRLEKIDRLEIFQEYLRDLEREEEEQRKLRMEELRKAERKNRDEFRKLMEEHVAAGILNAKTHWRDYCIKIKDLAAYLAVSSNASGSTAKDLFADVFDELEKQYLDDKSRIRDAVRMTEIGLTSTWTLEDFKVAIAKYISSPPISDTNLKFVFEELLERAREREEKEAKRHKRLVDEFYELLHASKEITASSKWEDCKSLFGDRIMGDESLLLEIFDKFVNELKEKAKEKEWKRQEDKARKEKERKDREKKKEKHRRDKDRGEKSRKERERTKKDGTDSDKAETYSFEEIKRSGSDRDKKHRKRHTSSFDDDENEKDHSRSSHRHDSDHKKSKQMDQHVWSSEANSEGQHKKQKRDHRTDSHRDGDYEDHKDCEFGEDGEVQ
- the LOC132644131 gene encoding pre-mRNA-processing protein 40A-like isoform X10, which produces MANNSHFTAMQPPIPPLSGPPQGAIPSMSLQFQPMLPPQQAQPYVSGSSQQFQPLGHANVAMPPQPSQIPQPMQQVAGRPVVGGHSMPQGPPIPHDFQRNPPISNNHMPGFGGPSLPLPSSYNQVNADSSRSQYQTQIHDHRFPSGGQPWMPTSNHNVNSATTIQKTGELAAPLAVLEANQGGDSVETTPSDWIEHTSRNGKKYYYNRRTRISSWEKPLELMTEMERADASTDWREFTSPEGRKYYYNKVTRKSKWKMPDEVKLARESMKVEVVKGLGKEKDTISHASDFGSISGVKTSSPGADGSLVLAQRAMSSSVAVAPVANLLTIVASESSNLPGKVSSPTIDAVEMQNSSEPASPAVANSEKIGIAITLGNSVATPVSETTSAQDAVVYGGGVSPDNTEEVKKDAALSEIGNATLSEEKTVELGPLIYESKAEAKSAFKTLLESANIGSDCTWDQAMRAIINDPRYGALKSLGERKQAFNEYLSQKKKLEAEERRVKQKKAREDFRIMLEDCKELSPSSRWSKAISIFEHDERFKAVERAKDREDLFEDYVEELEKKERARALEEQKRNRVEYLEFLKSCDFIKASSQWRKVQDRLEADERCSRLEKIDRLEIFQEYLRDLEREEEEQRKLRMEELRKAERKNRDEFRKLMEEHVAAGILNAKTHWRDYCIKIKDLAAYLAVSSNASGSTAKDLFADVFDELEKQYLDDKSRIRDAVRMTEIGLTSTWTLEDFKVAIAKYISSPPISDTNLKFVFEELLERAREREEKEAKRHKRLVDEFYELLHASKEITASSKWEDCKSLFGDRIMGDESLLLEIFDKFVNELKEKAKEKEWKRQEDKARKEKERKDREKKKEKHRRDKDRGEKSRKERERTKKDGTDSDKAETYSFEEIKRSGSDRDKKHRKRHTSSFDDDENEKDHSRSSHRHDSDHKKSKQMDQHVWSSEANSEGQHKKQKRDHRTDSHRDGDYEDHKDCEFGEDGEVQ
- the LOC132644131 gene encoding pre-mRNA-processing protein 40A-like isoform X11, encoding MANNSHFTAMQQFQPMLPPQQAQPYVSGSSQQFQPLGHANVAMPPQPSQIPQPMQQVAGRPVVGGHSMPQGPPIPHDFQRNPPISNNHMPGFGGPSLPLPSSYNQVNADSSRSQYQTQIHDHRFPSGGQPWMPTSNHNVNSATTIQKTGELAAPLAVLEANQGGDSVETTPSDWIEHTSRNGKKYYYNRRTRISSWEKPLELMTEMERADASTDWREFTSPEGRKYYYNKVTRKSKWKMPDEVKLARESMKVEVVKGLGKEKDTISHASDFGSISGVKTSSPGADGSLVLAQRAMSSSVAVAPVANLLTIVASESSNLPGKVSSPTIDAVEMQNSSEPASPAVANSEKIGIAITLGNSVATPVSETTSAQDAVVYGGGVSPDNTEEVKKDAALSEIGNATLSEEKTVELGPLIYESKAEAKSAFKTLLESANIGSDCTWDQAMRAIINDPRYGALKSLGERKQAFNEYLSQKKKLEAEERRVKQKKAREDFRIMLEDCKELSPSSRWSKAISIFEHDERFKAVERAKDREDLFEDYVEELEKKERARALEEQKRNRVEYLEFLKSCDFIKASSQWRKVQDRLEADERCSRLEKIDRLEIFQEYLRDLEREEEEQRKLRMEELRKAERKNRDEFRKLMEEHVAAGILNAKTHWRDYCIKIKDLAAYLAVSSNASGSTAKDLFADVFDELEKQYLDDKSRIRDAVRMTEIGLTSTWTLEDFKVAIAKYISSPPISDTNLKFVFEELLERAREREEKEAKRHKRLVDEFYELLHASKEITASSKWEDCKSLFGDRIMGDESLLLEIFDKFVNELKEKAKEKEWKRQEDKARKEKERKDREKKKEKHRRDKDRGEKSRKERERTKKDGTDSDKAETYSFEEIKRSGSDRDKKHRKRHTSSFDDDENEKDHSRSSHRHDSDHKKSKQMDQHVWSSEANSEGQHKKQKRDHRTDSHRDGDYEDHKDCEFGEDGEVQ